A genomic segment from Gemmatimonadaceae bacterium encodes:
- a CDS encoding trypsin-like peptidase domain-containing protein, whose amino-acid sequence MEKLHLKHLKGSKAGETETFALSAYSELLIGRDPAAAVRFDPAQDDLVGRQHARIARDGADATTFTLSDLDSRNGTFLNKQRVSGSVAIQPGDVVQLGAGGPEFEFDVEPRPAPTLKATRLGMAASPSADATRIAAVPAMSVTTAPLSAPAPGGIGKATVERMITDTHQKSRTMNYMLAGALGLAVCAGVVWAVSRPKPVDQAAVVTDAVKAAQLAAARDDSVRRAADGRNAPVSAVDIGARFGAAVVQVYFSWKLEYDGQPVFHRYMQNAYKTKTGEMAQIVPGGPQFVPAYVVVGERQIEPALTLSQGQGRPIGVAGSGTGFVVTTDGFLITNRHVGANWMAPYHFQQGDVGVVLNNGEMMMRDDGSPVVTDPPGNWIPSESRQAGPKGIVGGFSGRHEYLKVGFQGNVNYIDAQSVATSPRADVAMLSVKVPRPLTALSLNDNYASVRQGEEVTVMGYPGVSDVTYAVVKSKDTFNQESQSKVVPEVTLTTGTIAKVTKSSDNGGGNTDFYTPSGDRFQLNINTTGSGNSGGPMFDAQGRVIGIFFAGRQADVSVSFAVPIKYALELMNVGPSAR is encoded by the coding sequence ATGGAAAAACTGCACCTGAAGCACCTGAAGGGCTCCAAGGCCGGTGAGACCGAGACGTTTGCCCTGAGCGCGTACTCCGAGCTGCTCATCGGCCGTGACCCTGCTGCGGCCGTCCGCTTCGATCCCGCGCAGGACGATCTCGTCGGACGCCAGCATGCGCGGATCGCGCGTGACGGGGCGGATGCCACGACCTTCACCCTGTCGGATCTCGACAGCCGCAACGGCACCTTCCTCAACAAGCAGCGCGTGAGCGGCAGCGTCGCCATCCAGCCCGGCGACGTCGTGCAGCTCGGTGCCGGTGGCCCGGAATTCGAGTTCGATGTCGAGCCGCGTCCGGCGCCCACGCTCAAGGCCACCCGCCTCGGCATGGCGGCCAGTCCGTCGGCCGATGCCACGCGCATCGCCGCCGTGCCCGCGATGTCGGTGACCACTGCGCCACTGTCCGCACCGGCGCCCGGCGGCATCGGCAAGGCGACGGTGGAGCGCATGATCACCGACACGCATCAGAAGTCGCGCACGATGAACTACATGCTGGCTGGCGCGCTTGGCCTCGCGGTCTGCGCCGGTGTCGTGTGGGCCGTGAGCCGGCCGAAGCCGGTGGACCAGGCTGCCGTCGTCACCGATGCCGTGAAGGCCGCGCAGCTGGCTGCCGCGCGCGACGACAGCGTGCGCCGCGCCGCTGACGGACGCAACGCGCCTGTCTCTGCCGTCGACATCGGGGCCCGGTTCGGGGCCGCCGTCGTGCAGGTCTACTTCAGCTGGAAGCTCGAGTACGACGGGCAGCCCGTGTTCCACCGCTACATGCAGAACGCCTACAAGACGAAGACCGGCGAAATGGCGCAGATCGTGCCCGGCGGGCCGCAGTTCGTGCCGGCCTACGTGGTGGTGGGTGAGCGCCAGATCGAGCCGGCGCTGACACTGTCGCAGGGGCAGGGACGGCCGATCGGCGTGGCCGGCAGCGGCACGGGCTTCGTCGTCACCACCGATGGCTTCCTGATCACCAACCGGCACGTCGGGGCCAACTGGATGGCACCGTACCACTTCCAGCAGGGTGATGTCGGGGTCGTGCTGAACAACGGCGAGATGATGATGCGCGATGACGGCTCACCTGTCGTCACCGACCCACCGGGTAACTGGATCCCGTCGGAGTCGCGGCAGGCCGGCCCGAAGGGGATCGTCGGTGGGTTCTCGGGACGCCATGAGTACCTGAAGGTCGGCTTCCAGGGCAACGTGAACTACATCGACGCCCAGTCAGTGGCCACCTCCCCGCGCGCCGACGTCGCGATGCTCTCGGTGAAGGTGCCGCGGCCGCTGACGGCGCTGTCGCTCAACGACAACTACGCGTCGGTCCGGCAGGGTGAGGAGGTGACGGTGATGGGTTATCCCGGCGTGTCCGACGTGACCTACGCCGTGGTGAAGTCGAAGGACACGTTCAACCAGGAGTCGCAGTCCAAGGTCGTGCCCGAGGTCACCCTCACCACCGGCACCATCGCCAAGGTGACCAAGTCGAGCGACAACGGCGGCGGCAACACCGACTTCTACACCCCGTCAGGCGACCGCTTCCAGCTCAACATCAACACGACCGGCTCCGGCAACAGCGGCGGCCCGATGTTCGACGCGCAGGGCCGCGTGATCGGCATCTTCTTCGCCGGCCGCCAGGCCGACGTCTCGGTGTCGTTCGCGGTGCCGATCAAGTACGCGCTTGAGCTCATGAACGTCGGGCCCAGCGCGCGCTGA
- a CDS encoding protein kinase: MATGSPARATIGPYRITGFLGAGGMGMVWRAQHRVLGRDVAIKRLSDAACDGVPLERFRNEARLHATLNHPQIAQLYDFIEDDGSPCIVMEFVDGPTLEDELRRGPLPLDAAITLLARITDAVGYLHRRGVLHRDIKPSNVKLRPDRTPVLLDFGIARADGDPRLTRTGMIIGSPHAIAPEQFEGLPVDARADLWALGVLFHEMVTGEPPFTGATVAALASAIMHGPRVVPSQRVPSLPVAVDALVARCLERDRTRRFQSAEDLRAALRTLHGQPRAAGPLSRRLPGTITSRPVALLLTIAVPVVTGVAVLAARPGGDGGPSAPLPPDSARHGSLVLASDSMRRPPGALLTRISVVEGRAEVFIDDRRVGSTPYEHYAPVGTSVTLTLRRGGFHDEVVTFIVSDNQREYTLVLQRDPTAPVAPAFLGLLGWWRRRRPPLAAPRSAAATIAVPVTGERTLAPPALHFTAASRSDVGCVRTGNEDAVRIVSLADGALVAALCDGMGGHAAGEVAADLAVRAIERAAGTLDTGAALVAAIDVANAQIRQAIRRDSALAGMGTTCVVLRLHGQAALCAHVGDSRAYLLRDGGIYRLTEDHSHVRALVRDGTIADQEARHHPDKNVILRALGPAEHVSATTWAAPLALRDGDRFLLSSDGLHDLADDDEFLPALSLASPDAACEALVAFARGRGAPDNVSVCIVDVHVGGTPAGASAPTGVTA, encoded by the coding sequence ATGGCCACCGGTTCCCCCGCCCGGGCCACCATCGGCCCGTACCGCATCACCGGCTTCCTCGGCGCCGGTGGCATGGGCATGGTCTGGCGTGCGCAGCACCGGGTGCTCGGTCGCGACGTGGCGATCAAGCGCCTCTCCGATGCCGCCTGCGACGGCGTGCCGCTGGAGCGCTTCCGCAACGAGGCCCGGCTCCACGCCACGCTGAACCACCCGCAGATCGCACAGCTCTACGACTTCATCGAGGACGACGGCTCGCCGTGCATCGTGATGGAGTTCGTCGACGGGCCCACGCTCGAGGACGAACTCCGACGCGGCCCCCTGCCGCTCGATGCCGCGATCACGCTGCTCGCCCGCATCACCGACGCCGTCGGCTACCTGCACCGTCGCGGCGTGCTCCACCGTGACATCAAGCCATCGAACGTGAAGCTCCGCCCCGACCGAACGCCGGTCCTGCTCGACTTCGGCATCGCGCGCGCCGACGGCGATCCGCGGCTGACGCGCACCGGCATGATCATCGGCTCGCCGCATGCCATCGCGCCGGAACAGTTCGAGGGACTGCCGGTCGACGCCCGCGCCGATCTCTGGGCGCTCGGCGTGCTGTTCCACGAGATGGTCACGGGCGAGCCACCGTTCACCGGTGCCACCGTCGCCGCCCTCGCCAGTGCCATCATGCATGGGCCGCGGGTGGTGCCAAGCCAGCGCGTCCCATCACTGCCCGTCGCGGTGGATGCGCTGGTGGCGCGGTGCCTGGAGCGGGACCGCACGCGCCGCTTCCAGTCGGCGGAGGACCTCCGCGCCGCCCTGCGCACACTGCACGGCCAGCCCCGCGCGGCGGGGCCGCTGTCGCGGCGGTTGCCGGGAACGATCACCAGCCGACCCGTCGCGCTCCTGCTCACGATCGCCGTGCCGGTGGTCACCGGCGTCGCCGTGCTGGCGGCGCGCCCGGGTGGCGACGGCGGACCGTCCGCCCCGCTGCCACCGGACAGCGCCCGGCACGGGTCGCTGGTGCTCGCGTCCGACTCGATGCGACGCCCGCCCGGCGCACTGCTCACGCGCATCAGCGTCGTGGAAGGGCGCGCGGAGGTCTTCATCGATGACCGGCGCGTCGGCAGCACCCCGTACGAACACTATGCCCCCGTCGGCACCAGCGTCACGCTCACCCTGCGGCGCGGCGGCTTCCACGACGAGGTGGTCACCTTCATCGTCAGCGACAACCAACGGGAGTACACCCTCGTGCTGCAGCGTGACCCGACCGCGCCCGTTGCGCCCGCCTTCCTCGGCCTCCTCGGCTGGTGGCGCCGCCGCCGGCCGCCACTCGCCGCGCCGCGCAGCGCCGCCGCCACCATCGCCGTCCCGGTCACCGGCGAGCGGACACTCGCACCACCGGCACTCCACTTCACGGCAGCATCCCGGTCCGACGTGGGATGTGTGCGCACGGGGAACGAGGATGCGGTGCGCATCGTCTCGCTCGCCGACGGCGCGCTGGTTGCCGCGCTCTGCGACGGCATGGGCGGGCACGCGGCCGGCGAGGTGGCGGCCGACCTCGCCGTGCGCGCCATCGAGCGCGCCGCCGGCACGCTCGACACCGGCGCCGCCCTCGTCGCCGCCATCGACGTCGCCAATGCGCAGATCCGGCAGGCGATCCGGCGTGACAGTGCCCTGGCCGGCATGGGCACCACCTGCGTCGTGCTGCGGCTGCACGGGCAGGCCGCGCTCTGCGCCCACGTGGGCGACAGCCGCGCGTACCTGCTGCGCGATGGCGGCATCTATCGGCTGACGGAGGATCACTCGCACGTGCGTGCCCTGGTGCGCGACGGCACCATCGCGGACCAGGAGGCGCGCCACCACCCGGACAAGAACGTGATCCTGCGCGCGCTCGGCCCGGCGGAACACGTCAGCGCCACCACCTGGGCCGCACCGCTGGCGCTCCGCGACGGGGACCGGTTCCTGCTCTCCTCCGACGGGCTGCATGACCTCGCGGACGACGACGAGTTCCTGCCCGCACTGTCGCTCGCGTCGCCCGACGCGGCGTGCGAGGCGCTGGTCGCCTTCGCGCGCGGCCGGGGCGCCCCCGACAACGTGTCGGTCTGCATCGTCGACGTGCACGTCGGCGGCACGCCGGCCGGTGCCAGCGCGCCCACCGGGGTCACGGCATGA
- a CDS encoding protein kinase, protein MIGTEFGNYRVTSRLGEGGMGTVYRAVDTMLDRDVALKVLRPELARQAALVDRFRAEAVALARLRHENIAALYGLDRQGDELVMVMEYVSGETLEARLHRAGAMAWDEARPVLRGVLAALGHAHARGVVHRDIKPANVMIDADGTVKVMDFGIARLIGENRQTRAGVAVGTPSYMAPEQLRGEDVDGRTDLYAAGALLFELLTGRVAFQADSDYALMMQQLHEPPPAPSSVQRSVPRSVDAVVARAMAKRPAQRYESASGFMAALDAAEQGAAAFTVEPVRAVAATVAARAPRDWRIYAIGACLLIVAGFGAAAMRPKPAPAMRDIVLVDTASALPVTPGAVIAAAPIASATPVAMAAGLPPSTVGSSVGVGTGTGPAPVETDAPVRPAATPPPTRTAKPVRSATTPPAATPPAAPRTTRATPPADAPPPAARPRVAADDGADAGARRARDAAHRCVAAIEGNDAGDAARLLRGASDGLRTAIRDGRITAASAGAADVDQSPDRVTARVSVRLSWRTAFGGNKSGTAMLVASASRDGEGWHTSGCSVERDGGVR, encoded by the coding sequence ATGATCGGCACCGAGTTCGGCAACTACCGCGTCACGTCGCGGCTGGGTGAAGGGGGCATGGGCACCGTCTACCGCGCCGTGGACACCATGCTCGATCGCGACGTGGCGCTGAAGGTGCTGCGGCCGGAGCTGGCGCGGCAGGCTGCGCTGGTGGACCGGTTCCGTGCCGAGGCGGTGGCGCTCGCGCGACTCCGCCACGAGAACATCGCGGCACTGTACGGTCTGGACCGGCAGGGCGACGAGCTGGTGATGGTGATGGAATACGTGAGCGGTGAGACGCTCGAGGCCCGCCTGCATCGCGCCGGCGCCATGGCCTGGGATGAGGCCCGCCCGGTGCTGCGCGGCGTGCTGGCGGCGCTGGGGCACGCACACGCCCGCGGGGTGGTGCACCGCGACATCAAGCCCGCCAACGTCATGATCGATGCCGACGGCACCGTGAAGGTCATGGACTTCGGCATCGCGCGCCTGATCGGCGAGAACCGCCAGACGCGTGCGGGCGTGGCCGTCGGCACGCCGTCGTACATGGCCCCGGAGCAGTTGCGCGGCGAGGACGTGGACGGCCGCACCGATCTCTACGCGGCCGGTGCGCTGCTGTTCGAGCTGCTCACCGGTCGCGTCGCGTTCCAGGCCGACAGCGACTACGCCCTCATGATGCAGCAGCTGCACGAGCCTCCGCCGGCACCGAGCAGCGTGCAGCGCTCCGTGCCGCGCAGCGTTGACGCCGTGGTGGCGCGGGCGATGGCCAAGCGGCCGGCACAGCGCTACGAGTCGGCCAGCGGCTTCATGGCGGCACTCGACGCCGCGGAGCAGGGGGCAGCCGCGTTCACCGTGGAGCCGGTGCGTGCCGTGGCCGCCACCGTGGCGGCGCGCGCACCGCGCGACTGGCGCATCTATGCGATCGGCGCCTGCCTGCTGATCGTCGCGGGATTCGGTGCCGCTGCTATGCGCCCGAAGCCCGCCCCCGCGATGCGTGACATCGTGCTCGTGGATACGGCGAGCGCGCTCCCGGTGACGCCCGGCGCCGTGATTGCTGCCGCACCCATCGCCTCGGCCACACCGGTCGCGATGGCGGCTGGACTGCCGCCATCGACGGTTGGCAGCAGTGTCGGAGTGGGCACCGGCACCGGTCCGGCGCCGGTGGAAACCGACGCGCCGGTGCGACCCGCGGCGACACCCCCACCGACCCGCACCGCGAAACCCGTCCGCAGCGCGACGACTCCACCCGCTGCCACGCCGCCAGCCGCACCGCGAACCACGCGTGCGACACCGCCGGCCGATGCGCCGCCCCCCGCCGCACGCCCACGCGTGGCCGCGGACGACGGCGCGGATGCCGGCGCCCGCCGCGCCCGCGACGCGGCGCACCGCTGTGTCGCGGCCATCGAGGGAAACGACGCCGGTGATGCGGCACGCCTCCTGCGCGGCGCGAGCGACGGCCTGCGCACCGCGATCCGGGATGGCCGCATCACCGCCGCATCGGCAGGCGCGGCCGACGTGGACCAGTCCCCCGATCGCGTGACGGCACGCGTGTCGGTCCGCCTCTCGTGGCGCACCGCGTTCGGCGGGAACAAGTCGGGCACCGCCATGCTCGTCGCCAGCGCCAGCCGCGATGGCGAGGGCTGGCACACATCGGGATGCAGCGTGGAGCGCGACGGCGGGGTGCGCTGA
- a CDS encoding sigma-70 family RNA polymerase sigma factor — MVDGNAEAGGASEVTRLLAELGSGTSDATERLASLVYEELHVIAVAAMRREVDGHTWQPTELVHEAYDRLVGGQRASWQNRHHFFGIAAQVMRRLLVDHARARRQLKRDGGQQVTLSHAVAEATPGDVDILALNDALDRLAALEPRQARVVELRYFAGLSIEETAESLDVSIVTVKRDWAVARAFLRRALQDEPDTTAPG; from the coding sequence GTGGTCGACGGCAATGCGGAGGCGGGTGGGGCGAGCGAGGTGACCCGGTTGCTCGCCGAGCTGGGTTCGGGCACGAGTGACGCCACCGAGCGACTCGCCTCGCTCGTGTACGAGGAGCTCCATGTGATCGCCGTGGCCGCCATGCGTCGCGAGGTGGACGGCCACACGTGGCAACCGACGGAGCTGGTGCACGAGGCGTACGACCGGCTCGTCGGCGGCCAGCGCGCGAGCTGGCAGAACCGGCATCACTTCTTCGGCATCGCGGCCCAGGTGATGCGCCGGCTGCTGGTGGACCATGCCCGTGCGCGACGCCAGCTGAAGCGTGACGGCGGCCAGCAGGTCACGCTCTCGCATGCGGTGGCAGAGGCCACGCCGGGTGACGTGGACATCCTCGCGCTCAACGATGCGTTGGACCGGCTTGCTGCGCTGGAGCCGCGGCAGGCCCGCGTCGTGGAGTTGCGCTACTTCGCCGGGCTGAGCATCGAGGAGACGGCCGAGTCGCTCGACGTGTCGATCGTGACCGTGAAGCGCGACTGGGCCGTGGCGCGAGCCTTCCTGCGGCGCGCGCTGCAGGATGAGCCGGACACCACGGCACCAGGCTGA
- a CDS encoding Uma2 family endonuclease, producing the protein MALPKVPRTADDLDDMPDDGQRYEIIEGVLYVSPPPSRRHQRASRLLTRALDLYSEALGLELMYAPADVRAAFDTQVEPDLFVLPHRFEGRDAERWEPMAKVLLCVEVLSPSTALLDRVRKRQLYQAQEVPEYWIVDTESRVIEVWTPGAVQARVERECVTWHAVPARDPLVIDLVALFRKVHDED; encoded by the coding sequence GTGGCACTTCCGAAGGTCCCTCGCACGGCCGACGATCTCGACGACATGCCCGACGATGGGCAGCGGTACGAGATCATCGAGGGCGTGCTGTACGTGAGCCCGCCGCCGTCGCGCCGCCATCAGCGCGCGTCGCGACTGCTCACACGCGCCCTGGATCTGTATTCGGAGGCGCTCGGGCTGGAGCTCATGTACGCGCCGGCCGACGTGCGTGCCGCGTTCGACACGCAGGTCGAGCCGGACCTGTTCGTGCTCCCCCATCGGTTCGAGGGTCGCGATGCCGAGCGATGGGAGCCGATGGCGAAGGTGCTGTTGTGCGTGGAGGTGCTGTCGCCCTCGACGGCCTTGCTCGACCGGGTGAGGAAGCGGCAGCTCTATCAGGCGCAGGAGGTTCCGGAGTACTGGATCGTGGACACGGAGTCACGCGTGATCGAGGTCTGGACGCCGGGGGCGGTTCAGGCCCGGGTCGAGCGGGAGTGCGTCACCTGGCATGCCGTTCCGGCGCGTGATCCTCTCGTCATCGACCTCGTCGCCCTCTTCCGGAAGGTGCACGACGAGGACTGA
- a CDS encoding MFS transporter — protein sequence MPAADQLTADADVPAPSAADAAARKRILTVLFTGVFMAAMDAAIIAPAIPALRAAFGVDNRQIGLVTIVFSLCSLTATALMANLSDRFGRRAIYLLDIALFAAGSLLIARSTAFGTVLLGRAIQGLGAGGITPTASAVVGDMFPPAQRGRILGLIGATFGMAFLIGPVLASVLLVAATWQWIFLINLPIAAIVFAMSARALPSRTDARPLPAFDYAGMTTLAVLLTSLVLGINRAADQATGLTLWPALLAIAALGIPLLVYLEKRAEQPIVPMALFMKSQLRTTWILCIGAGFGMGSVIFITSVAVAAFDTEPKKAGLMLLPLVLCSAVASAGFGRVLNRLGARTVMLSGFGALALGSGLIGLGAAHFWLFMLASIFIGTGVGIVVGGTLRTVVLDEVGAEQRSAAQALVNIMIAIGNLLVVATLSALADHAGGGLAGLSVAYLAATGVLLAMMALSTQLHPKPGTAPAA from the coding sequence ATGCCCGCCGCCGACCAGCTCACCGCCGACGCGGACGTTCCCGCGCCGTCCGCCGCCGACGCCGCCGCCCGAAAGCGCATCCTCACGGTGCTCTTCACGGGCGTCTTCATGGCCGCCATGGACGCCGCCATCATCGCCCCCGCCATCCCCGCCCTCCGCGCCGCGTTCGGCGTGGACAACCGGCAGATCGGCCTCGTCACCATCGTCTTCAGCCTCTGCTCCCTGACGGCCACGGCCCTCATGGCGAACCTCAGCGACAGGTTCGGACGGCGCGCGATTTACCTGCTCGACATCGCCCTCTTCGCCGCCGGCTCCCTGCTCATCGCACGCTCCACCGCGTTCGGCACCGTCCTCCTCGGACGCGCCATCCAGGGCCTGGGCGCCGGCGGCATCACCCCGACCGCCAGCGCCGTCGTGGGCGACATGTTCCCCCCCGCCCAGCGTGGCAGGATCCTCGGCCTCATCGGCGCCACCTTCGGCATGGCGTTCCTCATCGGCCCGGTGCTGGCCTCGGTGCTCCTCGTCGCCGCCACCTGGCAGTGGATCTTCCTGATCAACCTGCCCATCGCCGCCATCGTCTTCGCGATGAGCGCCCGCGCCCTCCCCTCCCGCACCGACGCACGCCCACTGCCGGCCTTCGACTACGCCGGCATGACCACGCTGGCCGTGCTGCTCACGAGCCTGGTCCTGGGCATCAACCGCGCAGCCGACCAGGCCACGGGCCTCACCCTCTGGCCAGCCCTGCTCGCCATCGCGGCACTCGGCATTCCCCTCCTGGTCTACCTCGAGAAGCGCGCCGAACAACCGATCGTGCCGATGGCACTTTTCATGAAGTCCCAGCTCCGCACCACCTGGATCCTCTGCATCGGCGCCGGGTTCGGCATGGGCAGCGTGATCTTCATCACCTCCGTCGCCGTCGCCGCCTTCGACACGGAACCGAAGAAGGCCGGCCTCATGCTCCTCCCCCTCGTCCTCTGCTCGGCGGTGGCCTCGGCAGGATTCGGACGGGTGCTCAACCGGCTCGGCGCACGCACGGTCATGCTCTCAGGATTCGGCGCGCTCGCACTCGGCTCGGGCCTGATCGGACTCGGCGCCGCACACTTCTGGCTCTTCATGCTCGCCAGCATCTTCATCGGCACCGGCGTGGGCATCGTCGTGGGCGGCACACTCCGCACCGTCGTGCTGGACGAGGTCGGGGCCGAACAGCGCAGCGCCGCGCAGGCGCTCGTGAACATCATGATCGCCATCGGGAACCTGCTGGTCGTCGCCACCCTCAGCGCACTGGCCGACCACGCCGGCGGCGGATTGGCCGGACTGAGCGTGGCCTACCTCGCCGCCACCGGCGTGCTGCTCGCCATGATGGCCCTCAGCACGCAACTCCACCCGAAACCCGGCACCGCCCCCGCAGCCTGA
- a CDS encoding Uma2 family endonuclease: MPLPTSPRTADDLFHMPDDGRRYEIIRGDVFVMPAPSRFHQRAVVALLERLLPYVAPSGHEALASPLAVRAAFNTQVEPDVVVAPRELDHEGGARWVRMRSVSLAVEVLSEGTASRDRAVKRDLYLAEGVGKYWIVDIDAELVEVWTAASAVPRIVREVLTWSPAFAASPLHIPLASFFDQVRTGRARA; the protein is encoded by the coding sequence ATGCCGCTGCCCACGTCGCCGCGAACGGCGGACGATCTCTTTCACATGCCCGACGACGGCAGGCGGTACGAGATCATCCGGGGCGACGTGTTCGTGATGCCGGCCCCGTCGCGCTTCCACCAGCGCGCCGTCGTGGCGCTGCTCGAGCGCCTGCTGCCGTACGTCGCGCCGTCGGGACACGAAGCGCTGGCATCACCGCTCGCCGTCCGTGCCGCGTTCAACACCCAGGTCGAGCCGGACGTCGTCGTCGCGCCGCGTGAACTCGATCACGAAGGCGGGGCACGCTGGGTGCGGATGCGCAGCGTGTCGCTCGCGGTCGAGGTGCTCTCGGAAGGCACCGCGTCTCGTGACCGCGCTGTGAAGCGCGATCTTTACCTCGCCGAAGGTGTCGGCAAGTACTGGATCGTCGACATCGACGCCGAACTCGTCGAGGTCTGGACCGCTGCGTCAGCGGTGCCGCGCATCGTGCGCGAGGTGCTCACCTGGTCGCCGGCATTCGCGGCGTCACCGCTGCACATCCCCCTCGCGTCGTTCTTCGATCAGGTGCGGACCGGGCGAGCGCGCGCGTAG